CAGGCCGAGGCGGTGGCCGACCTGGAACGCCTGGTCGCCACCCACCCGCTGCGTGAGCGGCTGCACCGGCTGCTGATGCTGGCGCTCTACCGGGGCGGGCGGCAGGCGGACGCGATCACCGCGTACCACGCGCTGCGGCACCGCCTCGCCGATGAGCTGGGCATCGATCCGGCACCCGAACTCCAGGCGCTCGCCGAGGCGATCCTGCGCCAGCAGGTGCCCGCCCTGGCACCGGCCGCCGCGCCGGTGGCCGAGCCGGCCGGGCCGCCCGCCGCGGTGCCGGCCCGGACGGTGTCGGCGCCCCGGACGGCGGCGGCGGCGAACCCCACCCCCCGGGCGCCGCAACGCGGCGACCTGCCCCGCCGGCTCGCCTCGGTCATCGGCCGCCAGGACGACGTGCACCGGGTCCTCGACCGGCTGCGCGAGGCGCGGGTGGTGACGCTGACCGGACCGGGCGGCGTCGGCAAGACCACCCTCGCCCTGGAGGTGGCACGCCACGCCGACGACGCCCTCGCCGACCGGGTGCACCTGGTCCGGCTGGCCGCCCTGCCGACCGGGACGGACCTGCCCGAGGCGGTCGCCGGTCAGCTCGGCGTGACCGCCGGTGGGCCGGGACCGGCCGCGAGCGCCGCGCTGGTGGCCTGGCTCGGCGCCGACCGCACGCTGCTCGTGGTCGACAACTGCGAGCACGTCATCGACGACGCCGCGGAACTGGTCGAGCAGCTCGTCGCGGCCTGCCCGGCGGTGACCGTGCTGACCACCAGCCGGGAGGCGCTGGCCGTACCCGGCGAGACCCAGCTCGCGGTGGCGCCGCTGGGCGTACCCGACGGGCCGGCTGATCTCGCCCGGCTGGGCGACAGCCCGGCGGTGGCCCTGTTCGTCGATCGCGCGCGGGCGGTGCGTCCCGGGTTCGTCCTCGACGAGACGACGGCGCCGGTGGTGGCGGACATCTGTCGGCAGCTCGACGGCATGCCGTTGGCCATCGAGCTGGCCGCCGCGCGGGTCAAGGCGCTGCCGCCCGGGGAGATCGCGGCCCGGCTGCACGACCGGTTCGCGCTGCTCAGCGCGGGCGCGCGGACCAGCGAGGCCCGGCACCGCACGCTGCGGGCCACCCTCGACTGGAGCCACGACCTGCTCTCCGAGGCCGAGCGGGGGCTGCTGCGCCGACTGGCGGTGTTCCGCGGCGGCTGGGACCTGGCGGCCGCCGAGCAGGTCTGCGCGTTCGACGGCCTGGCCGCCGACGAGGTCCTCGACCTGCTCTTCCGCCTGGTCGACCGGTCCCTCGTGGTGCCGGACCCGACGACCGGGCGGTTCCGGCTGCTGGTCACCATCCGGGAGTACGCCGCCGCCCGCCTCGCCGAGGCGGGCGAGACGGAGACGGCCCGCGACCACCACCTCACCCACTTCACCGAGTTGGCCGAGCGGTACGGACCGCACGCCCGGTCCGACGCCGATGCCTGGGCGCGGTTGACCGAGGAGCACGACAACTTCCGCGCCGCGATCGACCGCTGCCTGGACCGGCGCGACGGGGTCGACGCCGGCCTGCGGCTGGCGGACGCCCTCTTCCTGTTCTGGAACTACGGCCCCCGGTACGAGGGGGTTCGCGCGCTGACCGCGCTGCTCGCCGCCGGTGTCCCGGCGCCCGCCGCACGGGCCGCCGCCCTGCAGCGGATCGGCCTGCTCGGCGTCTACTACCCCACCGCGCAGACCCGGGCCGCGGCCCGGGAGAGCGTGGTGGCGTTCGAGCGCCTGGGCGACCCGGTCAACACCGCCACCTCGCGGCTGGTCGTGGCGTGGGAGGGCCAGTACGACGGCGACCCGGACCGGTACCGGGCGATGGTCGCCCAGGCGATCCGCGAGCGGGGCGGCACCGACGACCCCTGGTGGCACGGGACCGTCCACTACGTCGAAGCGCTGCTGGATCTGCGGACCGGCGCCTTCGAGCGGTCCGCCGAACAGTGGGCCCGCAGCCTCGAGTGGACCCGGAAGGCGGGCGACCTGCTGCTGCCCGCCGGGATCCTGGCGCACCTCGGCATCGCGCTGCGCGAGGCCGGCCGGCCCGACGAGGCGATCGCCACGCTGGAGGAAGCGGCGGCCGAGGCGCGGCGCAACCCCTCCCCCCATGCGACGGCGTTCACCCTCGTGCAGCTCGCCCACACCCGGCTGGACCGCGGCGAGGTCGACGGGGTGGCGGCGATGCTCGTCGAGGCGGACGAGACCGCCCGCCGCAGCGGCAACCCGCGCTGCCAGGCCTGGGCCGCCTGGGGCCGGGCCCGGATCGGGTACGCGGAAGGCGACGCGGTCGGCGCGGCCGACGAGTGCCGCCGCGCCCTGGACCTGCTCCAGGAGCGGGAGTTCCCGTGGGCGCGGCGCCGGCTCTGGTCGCTGGCGGCCGACGCGGCGACGGCCGCGGGGCGGCCGCAGGAGGCGGACGCGGCCCGGCGGGCCGCCGCGGACCTGGCGGCGGGCCGCTAACCGGGACGGCGGCAGTCCGGGCCGTCCGGGCAGACCGCCAGGCCGGCGCGGCGCAGCGCGGCCGGATCCACCTCCCCGCCCACCCGCAGCGTGCCGGCGTCCACGTCGAACTCCAGCGACACCACCCCGGGCAGGTCGCTCACCCGTCGGCTGACCGCGCGGACACACCGCCGACACATCCCGGGCGGCAGCCGCACGGTTGTCACCCGCGTTGACGCCCCGGGGTCGTTCCGTTCCACCATGCCGCCAGCCTGGCCGGGGCCGCTGGCGACCGGCTGTCCATCCGCTGTCCGCCCCCGCCCGATCGACAGCCAGCGTCCGGACAGCGCGGCGGGCGACTCTCCTCAGGTCACCGATCCACACCTGACCGAGGAGTTGCCATGAACCACCTGCTCACCGCCGAGCTGTTCCAGCTGGAGCGCGCCGAACTGGTCCGCCAACTGCGCCGGGACCGGCACGCCGCCACCGTTCGCGCGACCCGCACCCCGCTGCACCGCCGAACCGCCCGCTGAGCCACCCGACCCGACGCACCAGCCAGGAGACCTCCGATGACCACGAGCATCGCCCCCGCACCCGCCACCACCGCCGCCGTGCAGGCCCGCGACGTCGTTCGCACCTACGGCCGAGGGGACGCCGCCGTCCGCGCCCTCGACGGCGCCACCGTGTCCATCCCGGCCGGCCGGTTCACCGCGATCATGGGTCCGTCCGGCTCCGGCAAGTCGACGCTCATGCACGCGCTGGCCGGCCTCGACACCGTCGACGCCGGGCAGATCCTGCTCGGCGGGACGGACCTCGGCCAGCTGACCGAGCGGCAGCGGACCCTGCTGCGCCGCGACCGGATCGGCTTCGTGTTCCAGGCCTTCAACCTGGTGCCGACCCTGACCGCGCGGGAGAACATCGTCCTGCCGCTCACCCTGGCCGGCCGCCGGCCCGACCCCGCGCGCCTGGCCCACCTGGTCGCCACCCTCGGCCTGACCGACCGGTTACGGCACCGACCCGGGGAACTCTCCGGTGGCCAGCAGCAGCGGGTCGCGGTGGCCCGCGCGCTGGTGACCCGCCCGGAGATCGTCTTCGCCGACGAGCCGACCGGGAACCTCGACTCGCAGGCGGCCGAGGCGTTGCTCGGCTTCCTGCGACAGGCCGTCGACGAGCTCGGGCAGACCATCGTGATGGTCACCCACGACCCGCACGCCGCCGCGTACGCCGACCGGGTGGTGTTCCTCGCCGACGGCCGGATCGACGGCGAACTCGACGCACCGACCGTGCCGGCCATCCTGTCCCACATGGCGCGCCTGGCCGCGCCCGCGGCCACCGGAGGGAACTGACATGTGGCGGCTGACCCTGCGTACCACCCTGGCCCGCCGGGCCCGGCTGGCGCTGACCCTGCTCGCGGTCGTCCTCGGCGTCACCTTCGCCACCGGCGGCCTGATCCTCACCGACACCTCCGGCCGGCTGCTGGACGACCAGTTCCGCACCGCGACCGCCGGCGTCGACCTGACCGTGCGGGACGCGGTCGCCTTCGACTCCGCGATGGGCGTCGAGGTCGCCCGGGACCCGCTGCCGGCGGGCCTCCCGGAGGAGATCGCCGCGGTGCCCGGCGTGGCCGCCGCCCGGCCGCTGGTCCGCGGCCAGGGCCTGCTGGAGGTGGACGGCACGGCGGTCGTGCCGAGCGGGGCCTCCGTGCTGTCCTCCTGGGTGCCGGCACCGATCGGCGCGTTCACCGTCCGCAGTGGCCGACCCCCGGCCGCCGACGACGAGGTGGTGATCGACGAGGACACCGCCCGCGGTCACCACGTCGGGCTCGGCGACACCGTGACGGTCCGGGCGACCGACATCGCCCGGCTTCGGGTGGTCGGACTGGCCGGGTTCGGCGCCCGGGGCGGCCTGCCGAACAGCACGGTCGCCCTGGTCACCCTTCCGTCGGCGCAGCGCCTGCTCCGGCTCGGCTCGGACGTCTCCGAGGTGGCGGTGGTCGCCGCGCCCGGCGTCGCCCCGGCGGACCTGCGGGTCCGCATCAGCAGCGCCGTCGGCGCCGGCTACGAGGTGGCCCCGAGCCGGGACATCGCGGCGGCCGGGGCGGCGGCCGCGCGGGACCAGCTCAGCTGGCTGCAACTGGTGCTGCTCGCCCTGGCGGCGGCGGCCCTGCTGGTCGGCGCGTTCCTGATCGCCAACACGTTCTCGATCGTCATCACCCAGCGCACCCGGGAGCTCGCCCTGCTGCGGGCCGCCGGCGCGACCGGCGGGCAGGTGCTGCGTTCCGTTCTCGGCGAGGCGCTGCTGGTCGGGTTCGCCGCCTCGGCCGTCGGGCTCGGCCTCGGCGTCGCCGCCGCCACCGGCATCCGCGACCTGGCCGGGGCGTTCGGCGTACCGCTGCCGGCGGGCGGGCTGGTGCTGACCGGCCGGACCGTGCTGGTGGCGTTCGCCGTCGGCGTCCTCGTCACGGTCGGCTCGGCGGTCGGCCCGGCCCGGCGGGCGGCCGCGGTGGCGCCGGTGGCGGCGCTGCGGGAGGCGGCTGCCGCCCGTACCGGACGGGTCCGGGCGGTCGCCGGTGCGCTGGCCGCCGCGGCGGGCCTGGCCGCGACGGCCGCGGTGCTCGTCGCGGACGCGCCGGTCCCGCTGCTCGGCGTGGCCGCGCTGGGCGCGGTCGGCGGCCTCGCGCTGCTCGGCCCGTCCCTCACCCCCGCCCTGGTACGCCTGGTCGGCCGGCCGCTGGCCGCCGCCGGGGTGACCGGCCGGCTGGCCACCGCGTCGGCGGCCCGCACCCCGCGGCGCACCGCGGCGACCGCCCTGGCGCTGGCCCTCGGGCTCGCGCTGATCAGCTTCATGGCCGTCCTCGCCACCTCGGTCAACAGTTCGGTCCGGGCGTCCTACGCCGAGGTGATCACCGCCGACCACGTGGTCGAGAGCGCCCGCAACGAGATGCTCGGTGGCCTCTCCCCCGTCGTGTACGACCGGGTGAGCCGGCTGCCCGAGGTGGCGGTCGCGTCCCGGCTGCGCTACGGCCACTGGCGCGACGGGGACGCCACCCAGGCCCTCACCGCCGTGGACCCGGCCACGCTGCCCCGGGTGACGTCCCTGCACTTCACCGCCGGCAACCTGGCGGCGCTGACCGGCGGGGGCGTCGTGCTGGCCGAGCACGTGGCCCGGGACCGGGGCCTGGCCGTCGGGGACGAACTGCCCATGACGTTCTCCCGCACCGGCACCCGCAGCCTTCCGGTGGTTGGCCTGCTGCGCGACGGGGACGCCCGGGCGCTCTCCACCGACTACCTCATCTCGCTGGACACCTTCGCCCGGCTCTACAGCGAGGAGATGGACGCGAGCGTGCTGATCCGCACCGCCGACGGGACCGACCGGGCGGCCGCGGAGCGGGCGATGAAGGCGGCCCTGGCCGACACCCCGACCGCCCAGCTGCGCGACCAGGCCGCCGCGGTGGCCGGCCGGACCCAGATGATCGACCAGGTGCTCGGGCTGGTGACGGTGCTGCTGATGCTGGCCGTGCTGATCGCCCTGCTCGGCATCACCAACACCCTCGCCCTGTCGATCACCGAGCGCACCGCGGAGATCGGGCTGCTCCGCGCGGTGGGGATGACCCGCCGGCAGCTCGCCTGGATGATCCGCAGCGAGGCGGTGCTGGTCGCCGCGCTGGCCAGCGTCCTGGGGATCGTGCTGGGCGTCGGTTTCGCCGCCGCCACGGTCCGCGCGCTGGGCCGGGACGCCCCGACCGTGTTGGCGGTGCCGGCCGGCCGGCTGCTGCTCGTGCTGGCCGTCGCCCTCGCCGCCGGCCTGCTCGCCGGCCTGCTGCCCGCCCGGCGCGCCGCCCGGCTGGACGTCCTCGCCGCCATCGGCACGCCCTGACCCGTCACCCCCGGGTGGCGTCGGCCTTCCGCCGGCGCCACCCGTCCGGTAAGGAGTAGACCATGACCGAAACCGTTACCATCCGACCGGCCGGCCCGGCCGACGCCAGCACCGTCGACACCCTGGTCCGCGAGATCGCCGCCCACGAGGGCGACGCCGCGCACGTCACCGTCACCGTGGACGGGTGGCGCACCCTGCTCGGCCGCAGCGACGTCACGGTGCTGCTCGCCGAGCGGGCCGGCGAGCCGCTCGGCTACGTCTCGGCACTGCGCCGCGTGCACCTGTGGTCGGGGCGCGACATCCTCGCGCTGGACGACCTGTGGGTCCGGGCGTCCGCCCGGGACGGCGGGGTCGGGCGGGCGCTGATGCTCGCGCTGGCCCGTACCGCGGCCGACGACGGGCTCGTCATCCGCTGGGAGGTCAAGCCGGAGAACGCCGGGGCGCAGCGGTTCTACCGGCGGCTCGGTGCGCGGCTCTTCCCCAAGGTGATCGCCGGCTGGCGTCCCGAGAGCTACCAGCCGGCGCTGTCGGCGGAGTGACGAACAACCTAAACCGCCGTAAGTTACCGGCGGGTTAAGGTGAGGGTGGCCGGCGGAGCGCGTCCGGCCACCATCACCCGACGAGGAGACGGCGAATGGACGCGACCGCCGAGCGGCCCTGGACGCGCAGCTACGCCCCCGGCGTACCGGCCACCGTGGAGGAGCCGGCCGGCTCGCTGGTGGACCTGCTCACCGACGCCGCCCGCCGGTTCGGCCCCCGGGTCGCGCTGGACTTCTACGGCGCCACCACCAGCTACGCCGAGTTGGCCGACGAGGTCTCCCGGGCGGCCGAGGCGCTGCGCCGGCTCGGCGTCGGCCGCGGCGACCGGGTGGCCCTGGTGCTGCCGAACTGCCCGCAGCACGTGGTCGCCTTCTACGCGGTGCTGCGCCTCGGCGCGGTCGTGGTGGAGCACAACCCGCTCTACACCGCCGACGAGCTGGAACATCAGCTCGCCGACCACGGCGCCCGGGTCGCCGTGGTCTGGGACAAGGTCGCCCCGCTGGTCAGCGGGCGCGGCGCGGTGGAGACCGTGATCGCGGTCGACCTGACCCGGGCGCTGCCGCGGCTCAAGCGCTGGGCACTGCGGCTGCCGCTGCCCAAGGTCCGCGCCGCCCGGGCCGCGATGACCGCCCCGGCGCCCGGCGCGCACTCCTGGTCCACCGTGGTCGCCGCCGCGCCGCCGCTGTCCGCCGACTATTCCGGGCCGGGCGTCGACGACATCGCACTGCTGCAGTACACCGGCGGCACCACCGGCGTCCCCAAGGGCGCCGTCCTCACCCATCGGAACCTGCGGGCCAACGCCGCGCAGGGCCGCGCCTGGGTGCCCGGCCTCCGCGATGGCGAGGAGACCGTGTACGCGGTGCTGCCGCTGTTCCACGCGTACGGTCTGACGCTCTGCCTGACCTTCTCGGTGAGCATCGGCGCCACCCTGGTCCTCTTCCCCCGCTTCGACCTCGACCAGGTCCTCGACGCGGTCCGGCGGCGGCCGCCGACCTTCCTGCCGGCCGTGCCGCCGATCTACGCGCGGCTCGCCACCGCCGCCCGGGAACGCGGCGTCGACCTCACCTCCATCCGGTACGCCATCTCCGGCGCGATGGCGCTGCCGCCGGCCACCGTGGAGCTGTGGGAATCGGTGACCGGCGGCCTGCTCGTCGAGGGCTACGGGATGACCGAGACCTCCCCGATCACGCTGGGCAACCCGGTCTCCCCCGCCCGCCGGCCGGGCACGGTCGGGGTGCCGTTCCCGTCCACCGAGGTACGCATCGTCGACCCGGAGGACCCGACCCGGGACCGCGCCCCGGGCGAGGCCGGCGAGCTGCTGGTCCGCGGCCCGCAGGTGTTCGCCGGCTACTGGAACCGTCCCGAGGAGACGGCGGCCGTGCTGCTGCCGGACGGTTGGCTGCGCACCGGCGACGTGGTCACCATGGACCCGGACGGCTTCGTGACCGTGGTGGACCGGATCAAGGAGCTGATCATCACCGGCGGGTTCAACGTGTACCCGTCCGAGGTGGAGGAGGCGCTGCGCCGCATCCCGGGCGTGCTGGACGCCGCCGCCGTGGGCCTGCCCGCCGCTTCGGGCGGCGAGGACGTGGTCGCGGCCGTGGTGCTGGACCCGGGCGTGGGTGCCGACCCCGACTCGGTCCGGTCCGCCTGCCGGCAGCACCTCGCCGGCTACAAGGTGCCCCGCCGGGTCGTGGAGCTGGACGACCTGCCCCGCTCGCAGATCGGCAAGGTGCTGCGCCGTCAGGTCCGGGACCGCCTGCTCGCCGAGAGCTGACCGCTGTCCTGCCGACATCAGAGCCGATGACAGTCAGGTCGAGCTCGGGCTGAATCTTGAAGTTGGGTCGGCGGCACGGACCGGCTCGGCCGGCCCACGATGCCGAAGGCGTCCGGTATCCGGCTGACCGTGGTTCCTATTCGCCTTTCCTGCTGGACCGCCGGTGGCTAGTGTGGGGCGGCGAGTGACCCACGAGGAGCTGAGACATGGTCGGTCGTCCGAGCACGCGTTGACGTCTTAGGCCGTGATCGGCCAGTCATCGCGTGCTGCCCTTGAATCGCGCAGCACAGCGAGCCTTCCCCACCTGCACCGTCAGTGCGTTTGTCGTACGGCGGTCGGTGCGCCTCGTCCGCAGCAAACCAAGGGGCTTCTGTGCCGTCCGGTTACTCTGCCGCCGTCGCCGATTCCGCTCGAACCGTCACGCCGCGCCTGTGGCGCAATTCCGACTTCCGCCGGCTTTGGGCAGGCCAGACAGCCTCGCAGCTGGGCGAGCAGGCGAGCCTGGTGATCCTGCCGCTGATCGCCGTCCTGACGCTCAACGTCGGCGGGGACGAACTGGGCGTTCTACGCGCGGTGGGGCAGGCACCGCTGCTGCTGCTCGCGCTGTTCGTCGGCGTGTGGGTGGACAAGTGGCGGACCCGAACCGTCATGGTCCTGGCGGACCTCGGCCGAGCCCTGGCGCTGGGCGGAGTCGCCGTGGCCGGCCTCGTGGGCGGCCTCGGCCTGCCGGCGCTGTTGGCTGTCGCCTTCGCCATCGGGGCTCTGTCGGTGTTCTTCGACGTCGCCTACCAGGCCTCTCTCGTACGCCTGGTGAAACGCGATCAGCTGCTGCTGGGCAACAGCGCGATCGAGGGAAGCCGGTCCGCGGCCCAGATCGGCGGTCCCGCCCTCGGCGGGATGATGACGTCCCTGCTGTCGGCGCCGATCGCCGCCGCCTCCAGCGCCCTGTTCTTCGTGGTGTCGTTCCTGAGCATCTCCCGCATCCGTCACCGCGAGTCGATCCCGGAGCACCCGGGCGGTCCCCAGCGGATCTGGCGACAGATCGATGAGGGCCTCCGCTTCGTCGTCCGCGACACCTCACTCCGTGCCGTGTGCCTCGCCTCGGCCGCATTCCAGTTGTCCTTCGCGGCCATGATGACCACCTACCTGCTCTTCCTGCCGCGGGAACTGCGCCTGTCGGGCACCGCGATCGGGCTGGCGCTCGCCGCGACGGGGCCGGGCGCGCTCGTGGGCTCCCTGCTCGCCGCCCGCCTCCCGAGCCGCCTCGGTTACGGAGCGGTACTCGTCGCTGCGGCGATCATCGGTGACGGCGTGATGCTGTGCGTGCCCGCGTTGCACGGCACCCCTGCGGCCACCATTCCCGCACTAATCGCGATCAACATCGTGTTCGGAGCCTTCGGCCAACTGGTCAACGTCGCTATCATGGCCGTCCGGCAGGCCGTCACCCCGGACACGATGCAAGGCCGCGTCGCCGCGACGATCACCTTCGCCGGCATGGGCCTGACGCCACTCGGCTCGCTGCTCGGCGGCGTCCTCGCAGAACACCTGGGGATACGCACGGCTCTCCTGGTCACGGCCGCCGGCATGATGCTGTCACCCGTACTCATGGCGCTGTCCCCACTCGCCCACCTGGGGCCGGCGCTTCCACCACCAGATACGGCTCATGATCAGACGCACTGATCTGCCGCTGACACGGGCGGTCCCCGACGATCCGGCCAGCTCGGCACCAGGAAAAATGGGTGGCCTCGCCAGCCCCTCCCGCCCTACCTTTAACTGGATCTTCGTCT
This sequence is a window from Micromonospora sp. NBRC 110009. Protein-coding genes within it:
- a CDS encoding AfsR/SARP family transcriptional regulator; translated protein: MSRDSEPTVSFGMLGTVELQVAGRPATPLAPAVRALLARLVLAAGRVVSADALTDALWGEQPPTDATNALQLRVSKLRRALVAAGAGGDLLVTRAPGYQLAVAADAVDANRFERLLETARSATTGAGPAAALARFDEALRLWRGPALADVGDAEWALAEAARLEELRLGAVEDRLELLLAAGRQAEAVADLERLVATHPLRERLHRLLMLALYRGGRQADAITAYHALRHRLADELGIDPAPELQALAEAILRQQVPALAPAAAPVAEPAGPPAAVPARTVSAPRTAAAANPTPRAPQRGDLPRRLASVIGRQDDVHRVLDRLREARVVTLTGPGGVGKTTLALEVARHADDALADRVHLVRLAALPTGTDLPEAVAGQLGVTAGGPGPAASAALVAWLGADRTLLVVDNCEHVIDDAAELVEQLVAACPAVTVLTTSREALAVPGETQLAVAPLGVPDGPADLARLGDSPAVALFVDRARAVRPGFVLDETTAPVVADICRQLDGMPLAIELAAARVKALPPGEIAARLHDRFALLSAGARTSEARHRTLRATLDWSHDLLSEAERGLLRRLAVFRGGWDLAAAEQVCAFDGLAADEVLDLLFRLVDRSLVVPDPTTGRFRLLVTIREYAAARLAEAGETETARDHHLTHFTELAERYGPHARSDADAWARLTEEHDNFRAAIDRCLDRRDGVDAGLRLADALFLFWNYGPRYEGVRALTALLAAGVPAPAARAAALQRIGLLGVYYPTAQTRAAARESVVAFERLGDPVNTATSRLVVAWEGQYDGDPDRYRAMVAQAIRERGGTDDPWWHGTVHYVEALLDLRTGAFERSAEQWARSLEWTRKAGDLLLPAGILAHLGIALREAGRPDEAIATLEEAAAEARRNPSPHATAFTLVQLAHTRLDRGEVDGVAAMLVEADETARRSGNPRCQAWAAWGRARIGYAEGDAVGAADECRRALDLLQEREFPWARRRLWSLAADAATAAGRPQEADAARRAAADLAAGR
- a CDS encoding ABC transporter ATP-binding protein — translated: MTTSIAPAPATTAAVQARDVVRTYGRGDAAVRALDGATVSIPAGRFTAIMGPSGSGKSTLMHALAGLDTVDAGQILLGGTDLGQLTERQRTLLRRDRIGFVFQAFNLVPTLTARENIVLPLTLAGRRPDPARLAHLVATLGLTDRLRHRPGELSGGQQQRVAVARALVTRPEIVFADEPTGNLDSQAAEALLGFLRQAVDELGQTIVMVTHDPHAAAYADRVVFLADGRIDGELDAPTVPAILSHMARLAAPAATGGN
- a CDS encoding ABC transporter permease, whose product is MWRLTLRTTLARRARLALTLLAVVLGVTFATGGLILTDTSGRLLDDQFRTATAGVDLTVRDAVAFDSAMGVEVARDPLPAGLPEEIAAVPGVAAARPLVRGQGLLEVDGTAVVPSGASVLSSWVPAPIGAFTVRSGRPPAADDEVVIDEDTARGHHVGLGDTVTVRATDIARLRVVGLAGFGARGGLPNSTVALVTLPSAQRLLRLGSDVSEVAVVAAPGVAPADLRVRISSAVGAGYEVAPSRDIAAAGAAAARDQLSWLQLVLLALAAAALLVGAFLIANTFSIVITQRTRELALLRAAGATGGQVLRSVLGEALLVGFAASAVGLGLGVAAATGIRDLAGAFGVPLPAGGLVLTGRTVLVAFAVGVLVTVGSAVGPARRAAAVAPVAALREAAAARTGRVRAVAGALAAAAGLAATAAVLVADAPVPLLGVAALGAVGGLALLGPSLTPALVRLVGRPLAAAGVTGRLATASAARTPRRTAATALALALGLALISFMAVLATSVNSSVRASYAEVITADHVVESARNEMLGGLSPVVYDRVSRLPEVAVASRLRYGHWRDGDATQALTAVDPATLPRVTSLHFTAGNLAALTGGGVVLAEHVARDRGLAVGDELPMTFSRTGTRSLPVVGLLRDGDARALSTDYLISLDTFARLYSEEMDASVLIRTADGTDRAAAERAMKAALADTPTAQLRDQAAAVAGRTQMIDQVLGLVTVLLMLAVLIALLGITNTLALSITERTAEIGLLRAVGMTRRQLAWMIRSEAVLVAALASVLGIVLGVGFAAATVRALGRDAPTVLAVPAGRLLLVLAVALAAGLLAGLLPARRAARLDVLAAIGTP
- a CDS encoding GNAT family N-acetyltransferase yields the protein MTETVTIRPAGPADASTVDTLVREIAAHEGDAAHVTVTVDGWRTLLGRSDVTVLLAERAGEPLGYVSALRRVHLWSGRDILALDDLWVRASARDGGVGRALMLALARTAADDGLVIRWEVKPENAGAQRFYRRLGARLFPKVIAGWRPESYQPALSAE
- a CDS encoding long-chain-fatty-acid--CoA ligase, which gives rise to MDATAERPWTRSYAPGVPATVEEPAGSLVDLLTDAARRFGPRVALDFYGATTSYAELADEVSRAAEALRRLGVGRGDRVALVLPNCPQHVVAFYAVLRLGAVVVEHNPLYTADELEHQLADHGARVAVVWDKVAPLVSGRGAVETVIAVDLTRALPRLKRWALRLPLPKVRAARAAMTAPAPGAHSWSTVVAAAPPLSADYSGPGVDDIALLQYTGGTTGVPKGAVLTHRNLRANAAQGRAWVPGLRDGEETVYAVLPLFHAYGLTLCLTFSVSIGATLVLFPRFDLDQVLDAVRRRPPTFLPAVPPIYARLATAARERGVDLTSIRYAISGAMALPPATVELWESVTGGLLVEGYGMTETSPITLGNPVSPARRPGTVGVPFPSTEVRIVDPEDPTRDRAPGEAGELLVRGPQVFAGYWNRPEETAAVLLPDGWLRTGDVVTMDPDGFVTVVDRIKELIITGGFNVYPSEVEEALRRIPGVLDAAAVGLPAASGGEDVVAAVVLDPGVGADPDSVRSACRQHLAGYKVPRRVVELDDLPRSQIGKVLRRQVRDRLLAES
- a CDS encoding MFS transporter; protein product: MPSGYSAAVADSARTVTPRLWRNSDFRRLWAGQTASQLGEQASLVILPLIAVLTLNVGGDELGVLRAVGQAPLLLLALFVGVWVDKWRTRTVMVLADLGRALALGGVAVAGLVGGLGLPALLAVAFAIGALSVFFDVAYQASLVRLVKRDQLLLGNSAIEGSRSAAQIGGPALGGMMTSLLSAPIAAASSALFFVVSFLSISRIRHRESIPEHPGGPQRIWRQIDEGLRFVVRDTSLRAVCLASAAFQLSFAAMMTTYLLFLPRELRLSGTAIGLALAATGPGALVGSLLAARLPSRLGYGAVLVAAAIIGDGVMLCVPALHGTPAATIPALIAINIVFGAFGQLVNVAIMAVRQAVTPDTMQGRVAATITFAGMGLTPLGSLLGGVLAEHLGIRTALLVTAAGMMLSPVLMALSPLAHLGPALPPPDTAHDQTH